The proteins below are encoded in one region of Apium graveolens cultivar Ventura chromosome 4, ASM990537v1, whole genome shotgun sequence:
- the LOC141720582 gene encoding putative pentatricopeptide repeat-containing protein At5g40405: MSSLMIKPTPQSILYNTITSILRENTHLNFKHLQQINTQLHTLGLLSSTAILTHFISSAYISHNLHYALHFLKHLPCSDSIPSLWNSFIGLSLKSYRNYGLVICVYNEMRLSNVVPSLSTFSSILRFCAGLEKTQMGKSCHCQLVKMGFVNDVVQQTGLLDFYGKVGDLRSARQVFDEMSVRDVVADNAMISILGKFGCVDEAGEMFEKMDERNSVSWNSMITCYCKAGDVRSGRLLFDESPVKDVVSWNAMIDGYCKMGFIREAEDLFFQMGGVRNSVTWNTMIAGFVQNRDFNSAIRMFQQMQADGVRATEVTMVSLLSACAHLGALDMGEWIHNYIRRKRLRIDVVLGNALVDMYCKCGSIESALNVFHNLDVKNIFCWNSVVVGLGMHGCGEEAISIFESMEKEGIRADGVSFVGLLCACSHSGMISEGRRYFSIMRSKYGVEPWIEHYGCMVDLLGRAGFLEEALKLIGAMPMKPNAVVWGSLLRACHIHKHTNIGEQVTQHLLELDPGDGGNYVFLSNLFASLNRWKDVNSCRKLMLERGVRKTPGCSSIEVDNIVHEFVVGDSTHPQFYKINIFLDDIAKELERHGHEPDKTSVLHDIEDEEKERAVRYHSERVAVAFGLMSTPPGKAIRVVKNLRTCNDCHSAIKLMSQIYGRDIIVRDRNRFHHFRDGYCSCKEYW; encoded by the coding sequence ATGAGTTCTCTTATGATTAAACCAACACCACAATCTATATTATATAACACAATAACATCAATTTTGCGCGAAAACACTCATTTAAATTTCAAACATCTTCAGCAAATTAATACTCAGCTTCACACTCTTGGCCTTCTTTCTTCAACTGCCATTTTAACTCACTTCATTTCATCTGCTTATATTTCTCATAAtttacattatgctttacattTCTTGAAACATTTGCCATGTTCAGATTCTATACCTTCTTTATGGAATTCATTTATTGGTTTGTCgctgaaatcatatcgtaattATGGGCTTGTTATATGTGTGTACAATGAGATGAGATTGAGTAATGTAGTGCCTAGTTTGAGTACTTTTTCGTCGATTTTGAGGTTTTGTGCTGGTTTGGAGAAGACCCAGATGGGGAAATCATGTCATTGTCAGTTGGTGAAGATGGGTTTTGTGAATGATGTTGTTCAGCAAACTGGGTTGCTTGATTTTTATGGGAAAGTTGGGGATTTGAGGAGTGCACGCCAGGTGTTTGACGAAATGTCTGTGAGAGATGTGGTGGCGGATAATGCGATGATTTCGATTTTAGGGAAGTTTGGGTGTGTGGATGAGGCTGGTGAAATGTTTGAGAAAATGGATGAAAGGAATTCGGTTTCTTGGAATTCAATGATTACGTGTTATTGTAAAGCTGGGGATGTTAGGTCGGGTAGGTTGTTGTTTGATGAGAGTCCAGTTAAGGATGTTGTGTCGTGGAATGCGATGATTGATGGGTATTGTAAAATGGGGTTTATTAGGGAAGCTGAGGATTTGTTTTTTCAGATGGGGGGAGTTAGGAATTCTGTTACGTGGAATACTATGATTGCTGGATTTGTTCAGAACAGGGATTTTAATAGTGCGATTCGTATGTTTCAGCAAATGCAAGCTGATGGTGTGAGGGCGACGGAGGTAACGATGGTTAGTTTGTTATCTGCATGTGCTCATCTTGGAGCTTTAGATATGGGTGAATGGATTCATAATTATATTAGACGAAAAAGACTTAGAATTGATGTTGTTCTGGGAAATGCTCTTGTAGACATGTACTGTAAGTGTGGGAGTATAGAATCTGCTTTAAATGTATTCCATAACCTTGATGTGAAGAATATCTTTTGCTGGAATTCTGTCGTTGTTGGATTGGGAATGCATGGCTGCGGTGAGGAGGCTATATCTATTTTTGAATCCATGGAGAAGGAGGGGATACGGGCAGACGGAGTCAGCTTTGTTGGCCTCCTCTGTGCCTGTAGTCATTCAGGCATGATTTCTGAAGGTAGAAGATATTTTTCTATAATGCGTAGTAAATATGGTGTTGAACCTTGGATTGAGCATTATGGTTGCATGGTGGATCTGCTTGGTCGAGCAGGGTTTCTTGAAGAAGCACTGAAATTAATAGGTGCCATGCCCATGAAGCCAAATGCTGTTGTGTGGGGAAGCTTACTCCGAGCATGTCATATTCATAAGCATACCAATATTGGTGAGCAAGTCACACAGCATCTGCTGGAGTTAGACCCAGGTGATGGAGGTAATTACGTGTTTCTGTCCAATCTATTTGCATCATTAAATCGTTGGAAAGATGTCAACTCGTGCCGTAAGTTGATGCTGGAGAGAGGTGTTCGTAAAACACCTGGATGCAGTTCGATTGAGGTGGACAATATAGTGCATGAGTTTGTGGTTGGTGATAGCACACATCCGCAGTTTtacaaaattaatatatttttagaTGATATTGCAAAAGAATTAGAAAGACATGGGCATGAGCCAGATAAGACTTCTGTGCTCCATGATATTGAGGACGAGGAGAAGGAAAGAGCAGTTAGATATCATAGCGAGAGAGTTGCTGTTGCTTTTGGACTAATGAGCACACCTCCGGGAAAAGCTATTCGAGTGGTGAAGAACCTCCGAACATGTAACGATTGTCATTCTGCTATAAAGCTCATGTCACAAATATATGGACGGGATATAATTGTAAGGGATCGAAACCGCTTTCACCATTTCAGGGATGGATACTGTTCTTGTAAAGAATACTGGTGA